The following is a genomic window from Chlamydiales bacterium STE3.
GTTTTTCTTTAAAGCAAGTATAGGCTATTTTACGCGCCTGGTGAGCTCTAGGTCTACCAAATGGGTCGCGGGCTGTGATTAGAGTATAGTCGACGTCAAAAACGACTAATGTATTTACGTCAGCTTCTTTCAAGCAATGTTCGACTTGAGCGAGCTGCCTGACTAAAGTAATCGATCCTTGAAGGGAGTCTTCTGTTTTCAGGCTAAAAAATAAAATGAATAAAAATAAAATAAGGTATCTCTTCATATTTGGTAGGTTTCCTCATTTTTATATGAAAAATCTGCTGCTAGTTTTCTGAAGTAATGATAGTGCTCGCCTATTGGATCTACTCATACCTTCCATGTTGTAATGCTCCCTGTTAAGGCAAGAGAAAAATTAGGAAGTAAGCCGCTGTTTTTTGTTTAAAAAGTTCTGCAAATTTGTCTGGGCTTTAATAGCCTAGGGTTGAGTGCGGATAATCCTTATTATAAAAAGAAATCCGCTCATTCAAGGCTTGTTGAAGCTGCTCTAAGCTAGTCCACTCCCACAGCCATAAACACTCTTCTTTAAAAGTCCGCATCCTCCTTTTGCTTTCAGCATTTCCCTTTAGAATAACTTGTGTAAATGTGCTCAATATCCATTAGCTTACAAGCTTTCTGAAACGCTTTTGAGATGGGTTGGCAGCCATTATCTGATATCAGCTTTAAACCCTTTTTGTAAACCAATCTACAACAAGCACAACATAAACCCAACCAAAACTTTCTACCCAGACTTTAGTCATATCTATACCCCACTATTGACAGGGTTTATCTGCTCTAGGTTTAGTCCTAGGCGTCCTTAAAGCTTTTAAACGTGCTCTGTCTTTTATCAGCAAAAAACTCTCTTTCATTAATCTGTAGACCCACTTTTCATTAATGACAAGCCCATAATGATAGCGCAACTTGCCCCAAACGCGCCTATAGCCCCAAAGTTTTTAAATAGGCTATCCAATTAGGGGATAGGATAATTATCCATTCGTAGCTAAGCTAGCTGCGCTTATATTTTTTATTAGTATTACCTTCAATAAGCTTATAGTAAAGATCGCGTAGCTGCTCAAATTATTCATTTGGATAAAGAGTAAAAATTGGAAATAGGCTTCAACAGATTTTTTTCTGCACTGTATTAATGCATGGTAAGACTATTAAGAAAATACTATTTACTATCTTTTTGGGCCAAAACCTCGAAGATTGTGTCCGCATAAGCCAGCCGTTGGTTTAAAGGATATTTTTGCTCAAGAAATTCTGCGATTTGATAGGGAGTGAAGTTTTTTGCTGTTAATTGCCGATAAAGTGCTTGATATTCACTATCTCCCTCGGCTTAAGGGTCTCTTAGATAAGAAAACTGTTTTATTGTTTGTAGAATTCTTAGAATTTCTTCGTTAAGAAAACGATGTTTTTTAACATAGTCAGAAGCCATAAATCGGGACATAAGATATTGCCAAGAAGGATGTTTAGGATGGTTGGTAATAAAAAACTGACCTTTTTGAAGGTAGGCCACAGCCCAGAAGATAGATGCCTCAACTCCATTTTTTCTCAAGTAGCAAAATCAAGAACTTCAAGATAATTTTTTGGAGTAAATAAATGCTGAGTCTATTCTTTAGGTGAGAGCTTGCCTTAAAGCAAGATTTGCAATATTCTAAATTAATATTTTAAATATAATTAATATTTTTTTATTAGCTTATTGGTCAACTTTAATAGTTATTTTATTATAAAAAAGAAGCGTGTTATAATAAAAGAATTAATTATTGGATACAATATGGCAGTAGGAAATATAAGCGAATTGGGCTCACGTGCTTTTCATCTTTATGAGGGACCTACCCATCAGGCGGACAAAAGAGAGAAAATAGGAAATTTTTTTTATTTTTTTGCTAATGTAGCGTTCGGTAAAAAAATAATCTTTCAAAAAGATGGGTATTCGGTGCAGGTGAGGAGTCTTGCTCTACGCATCTTAGCAGGTACGGCTGCTATTCTTTGCTTCGAGCTTACCTTCATAGGTAGGATTTTAATTGAAAGTTCACCTTCCCACCGCTTAGCCTTCAATACCCTTGTAAATATGCATAATTCTTCTGCAAAGAGCCACAATAGCCCTGTTGATTCCTATTTAAGTCGGTCGTGCGCAAATAGCGTTATCCAGGCTAGGTCACAAAAAGGCCTTGAAGGTTTAAAAAAGGTAGATAAGCGCCTCCTCAAGAAATCTAGGTTACCCAAGTCAAAATTGGCAGTTCTTAACGCTCCTTTTGAGGTAACTCCCCAAGTTTTATCTAGTGTTAAATTAAAGCCTATTCAACCAGCCCTTTCCCATGCTTCAGTTAAACCAAGTGTAAACACTAGCCTGAGCCCTGCGCAAGCACCAACTAAGCAGATAACCAAGAGCAGCTGCCCTATATCCAGTTCATCAGTACCATTTCAAGAAAATCTACAGAAGGCTCATTCGGCTGTGGCACAATCAGAGTTAAGACAGAAAGATTCAGTGGCTTATCACTCTGTGAGTACATCAGTAGCTCATAATCCTGTCAGTGCATCAGATCTTTTGCTAAATAGTAGTACTGCATTCTTGCGCAAGTTTTCGCAGTTAAACGAGACGAATGCTTCACCCATAGGAGAAGAAGAATCTCCTATCGCGGAAAACGAATGGGAGCAGAGTGTGGATGATGATCGAAATGGTCAATTTTATTATCCCGAGCCTGAATCTTTAAATGAAAACCCCTTTTGTAACTTTAGGAGTCCTACCAGTAAGAACTTTCCTGATGCTTTAAGAGAGGAGGAAACAACTTCAACCGAAGACAAACAAGAAAAGACCTCATGCCAGGAATTGTTAATGAGTAGCTTAAGTAGTTTACGTCTAGCTATAGCACCGGAGGAAAGCGAAAGTGAAGAGGAAGAGGCAAGCTTAGACTCTGGCTTTTAGAAATGAGTGAGTAAAACTATTCCTCTGTCAAAAAATAGGAAATCGCTTTCCGTCTTGTATCTCCACCTCTTATCTCTATGTAAATCAACAAGAAAGTTTTCTGTTCTTATACTACGAATAGAAAATAAAATTTTTTGATGGGGAACGATTAATTTGAAGAGGAGAGTTTGATAGGATGTACTATGTATGTACTAATTCTGCTAAGAGAACACAGATCAGTGAGAATTGTTCTTGAACCCTGCAAGAAGGATGCTATATGCTCTTGCTTCTGAAATATTGATATTAAAGAGTGCAATTTTATAAGTAACTCAGGACCAAAGGCTTTGTGCATTCCTTCAATAAATTGGTTCGATGTAAGCTCGGTAAAGGGAGACATTTAAATAAAATGTTTCCGCTCTTTTAATCAAGCCATGGATTAAATAATCTGGCGCCTGTTTCTATAAAATCACTAATGTTTTCTGTTACTAATGTAAGATTGTGAACAATGGCAGTGGCGGCTATCAAACTGTCAACAACAGGAATAATTAAACCCTTTTGTTTTTTTTCTCCAAAGAGTCTTCCCCAGGCTAGCACGACCTCCACATCTATAGATAAGATTCGATTATGAAACCGAGGAATCAATTCTTCAAGAAGCCAATCTTCTAAAAGTAATCTTTTGTGCGCCCCTTCATTTTTTTTAAGGTTTAATTTGCTAATTCCAGACTGAATTTCACCGATAGTCAATGCGCTAATAAAATATAAATTTTCATTATGCTTTTTTATCCAATTTTCTAGCTTTATATCAGGTTGTTTAGCGATTTTTCTTAGTTTTGAAAGAATGCAAGTATCTAGCAAATAACTCATAAATCGATTTCTCTGGGTAAATCTTTTGAGCGTTGAATGTTTAATTCAATCTCTTGACAGGGTGCAGTTTTAAAAAAATTAAGAAGAGACGTTTTAGATTGAGTCATTTTATCAAACTCTTTTTTAGATAGGATAACAGCAACGGGTTCACCTTGCTTGGTGATTGTTTGATACCCTTTTATATTCGCATCTTCAACGAGTTGAGAGAATTTTGCTTTAGCTTCTTGAATTTGCCATACATTTTTATTGTCTCTATTTTCTCTAGAAAGAGGTCTCTTCATAAAAACTCCTTATGACTAGTCTGCCTAGACTTAGGTTAGTCTCAATTTAATTTTCTGGCAATAAATCTTTTATGCTCCGATTTATCAAACCCAAGTTAAAGTCTTTAAAAGTTCCCAAGCCGTCCTGAAGCAGTAAGCTACCGAGTGTTTTGTCAAAAATGGTAAGATGTTCGGCGCTTTTATATACAAATTCTTGCTGAAACTGTTCTATCAAGGGAACTGCTGCATTGTAGCCCGCTGTTCAATATTCTCCATCCTCAAAACTCAATTTTCCAGCAAATTACAAAACAGGAAGTTTTTCTTGATCGGCGTATGAAGCCTTCT
Proteins encoded in this region:
- a CDS encoding PilT protein domain protein (Product derived from UniProtKB/Trembl:B9M396) — its product is MSYLLDTCILSKLRKIAKQPDIKLENWIKKHNENLYFISALTIGEIQSGISKLNLKKNEGAHKRLLLEDWLLEELIPRFHNRILSIDVEVVLAWGRLFGEKKQKGLIIPVVDSLIAATAIVHNLTLVTENISDFIETGARLFNPWLD
- a CDS encoding hypothetical protein (Product derived from UniProtKB/Trembl:D1KCR7) → MKRPLSRENRDNKNVWQIQEAKAKFSQLVEDANIKGYQTITKQGEPVAVILSKKEFDKMTQSKTSLLNFFKTAPCQEIELNIQRSKDLPREIDL